The following coding sequences lie in one Ictalurus furcatus strain D&B chromosome 7, Billie_1.0, whole genome shotgun sequence genomic window:
- the LOC128610351 gene encoding Fc receptor-like protein 5 encodes MELHPLRVMILLISLIRVGQAQEIKPVLSVEPNLPQIFRGETVTLTCRISGGNGPYHWYKDDVNVHRSAENYYTIKVGQSHKYRCYGSIDGRSAAWSNEVTLSVIERPKAVLTLQPDGQIFSGQEVTFTCEIRGHADTEWMYNWYKDGVQILFYTKSRQYSFTAVESLSAKYTCSGQRRSDPQTSETSNTVTLTVSDGKAPLSVLKLLSSAVAASPYVLVTIILAVKCYRARTDPDEDNRPYRVIEAEASV; translated from the exons TGCTTATTTCACTTATCCGAGTCGGACAAGCTCAAG AGATTAAACCAGTTCTGTCTGTGGAGCCGAATTTACCACAAATATTCAGAGGAGAGACGGTTACACTCACATGTAGGATTTCAGGAGGAAATGGACCGTACCACTGGTACAAAGATGATGTTAATGTTCACAGATCTGCTGAAAATTACTACACTATAAAAGTAGGTCAGAGTCACAAATACAGATGTTACGGGTCTATTGATGGACGGTCAGCGGCATGGAGTAATGAAGTGACTCTCTCAGTGATAG AGAGACCAAAAGCCGTTCTGACTCTGCAGCCTGATGGACAGATATTCAGTGGACAGGAAGTCACTTTCACATGTGAAATACGAGGACATGCAGACACTGAGTGGATGTACAACTGGTATAAAGATGGTGTCCAAATATTGTTCTACACTAAGAGTAGGCAATATTCATTCACTGCTGTAGAGTCTCTCAGCGCTAAATACACCTGCAGCGGACAGAGAAGAAGCGACCCTCAGACCTCAGAGACCAGCAACACTGTTACACTCActgtgtcag ATGGAAAAGCTCCACTGTCGGTACTGAAGCTCCTCAGCAGTGCAGTAGCGGCCTCTCCGTATGTGCTGGTGACCATCATTCTGGCAGTGAAGTGTTACAGAGCTCGAA CTGACCCTGACGAGGACAACAGACCGTACAGAGTGATAGAAGCTGAAGCATCTGTCTGA